DNA sequence from the Nicotiana tomentosiformis chromosome 3, ASM39032v3, whole genome shotgun sequence genome:
TATATACCTCTTGTATCTACTTCAATAAAATCTTTatctaatttaaaaaaataaattgaaacTTTGCAGAGAACAGCAAGTGATATTTTTTTTCTGGAAAGAATGATCTTAGCCAATGGATATTGTTATCGACATTTTAGTTAGGTGCACGTGAGCTCCTTTTACTCGTCTTGTTAATTTTCAACTTGATATTAAGATAATGAAAATGTACCTCTGGCACAAAAATATCCTTGTCTAATTACAAGTTAATTGATTGCCAAGATGAAGTCTTGTTTATAAAGTGCTTTAGAGTTGTGGATGTCGTCATTTGCTAGTGATTTGAAGCTGATGGTCATTTAAGGCTGTCATAATTACATAATTATCTTCACTTCTTTAATTTTGGTTTCTCCTTTTGGTAAATCACATGTAATCCTCTTGTGGAATTTAATGTACATCTGATAGTCTCTTGTCAGATTCCTTATTACGTAGCAACGATTTGTTTTTAGTGCTCACTTTGATGTTACAATTTACTGTAGAAAATATCGGTTCAGAACCTTCCAAGGACGTCATTTATTAACCCTCAGTTACCTGGATTGACTCAGAATGGACAATCTACAATAATGCAGAACAATTCATCACAGCAGCAGTGGTTGAAGCAAATGCCTGCTATTTCTTCTCCTAATTCCCCCTCCTATCGTCTTCAATCGCAGAGGCAGCAGCAACCAATGCTTATGCAGCAACAATTAACTTCATCTCAACAGTTGCATCAAAATTTAATTGGTTTGAACCCACAGCAACTATCCCAAAttgtacaacagcaacaacagatTGGCCACCCTCAGATGcatcagcagcagcagcagcagcaacaacaacaacaacagccacaGCAGCTTTTGCATCAGCAGCAGTCTTCTCCAAGGGTGGCTGCCCCAGCTGGCCAAAAATCTCTGAGTTTCACTGGGTCACAACCAGATGCTACTGGATCTGGTACAACTACTCCTGGGGGAAGTTCAAGTCAGGGGACTGAAGCAAGCAATCAGCTTCTTGGAAAGAGAAAGATACAGGATTTGGTTTCACAGGTCCTTCCTCCACTTCACTTTATTAATCTCTAAAATCCTGTTGTCGATGTTGGTTACTCCAAATAGAATTATGGATATCTTCTTTAGTTTTGAAGTGCCCAAAATCAACTTctgaaattttgtgaaaaattacATATACTGATAGTGATAACATTCCTGTCCTCCCTCCCAACTTCAAAAGACTCACTTTAAATTTCAATCACATCATATAGAATTTTTCTGAAGAGAGTGAGTCCGACTAACCTAATAGTATGGTCAACACTGTTACTATTGTAAAGTTTTCCACCAGTTGATTTTGCTCACTGATGTTTGAGCAATCACTATTGTAATTTTTCAGGTGGATTCACATGGAAAGCTTGATCCTGAAGTTGAAGATCTTCTTCTAGAGATTGCTGATGACTTCATTGATTCGGTAGGCTTGAATATGCTTTATTCATTGTTGTTGTCTTTCTTTTCTGGGTAGGGCAGTTGCTGGGTTGGTTGTGGTTTGCTGTGTGTATCACATTTGGCTATCACTGATTTGGGTACCTTTCGGGTGAAATAATTGATGTGCTCGCTTGTTAGACTGTATAGTTGTTGAATAATATGCACTTAAAGGGATATTGCCATCCTGCTGATTTTGGTTTCCCTCCTCAGTCCTctctttttccttctctttttcttgTTTGTTGTAAAATCTCTTGTTCATTACTTTTTCCTTATTCCATTCAATTTGGACTTCTAAACACAGTCAAAGGATGATAATGAATCTTCTTCGCGAGGTTCTGGTATAAGATCATCAAGTGAATCGACCTTGGATTGTAAATCAAGGACGTTGTTGTTTTCCTGCCTTGGCAGTTGTCTAAGAATATGTCTTTCATCAGAAAGTGGTTGACATTTTTATTTTAGTGCTTGGTTATTAAATGATATCAAAAGCTTATTTCTCTAATACCCTACATGTCCTGTATATTCCTAATGAAATGGTGATATGCTACAAGATGTGAGTCATACTTTTATTTGGTCAAAGGATGGAAAGATAACACAACCATATCCAATTGAATGTTCCCTGGTGTCCAATCTATCACCTTGCACACGGTAGCTTTCTAGCAATGTCTGCGCCTCAGAGCCATAAACATGATATCACCGTTAGGGTCATTTCCAGTCTGCAATAAACTGCTGCAGTCCTCAATTTAACTAGAGTTACATACTCCTATGACTTCAGGGTGTTGCTCCCCAGGTGCCCTTTTTCTTTTCTGGCTAATACTGAAATTTTTGGCTTGTAAATTATGTATTATGCAACCACGTCAGGTGATTGTTGcaatacttttatttttttgtaaactAAAATTTATTACTCTGGCACTTGTACCAGTTTGTTCTACCACCCTTTTGTATTTCACCAGCGTCATCTAAAATTCTTTGTGCAGATAATTGTTCATGAAAAACTGACATACATGAATTTGTTTTACATTGATTATTTATCATGCTTTTTACGTACTTATGTTCAACGCCTCATTGTAGGTTACTACATTTGCTTGCAATTTGGCGAAGCATCGAAAATCTTCGACTTTGGAGTCCAAGGATGTACTGTTACATCTAGGTTTGTGCCTGCAACTGGAAATAAAGGATCTATTCTTTATTTTGTTTCCATTATTTAGAAAGACCGTTTTTATCACTTGGTACAGTTTTTAATTGTAAAGATTGCATTATTAGGTACAAAGGTTGCATTTATATGGTGTATATTTGTTTTAGtatatttctattttctttttgttgATTAGTATGCTCTTTACAGGCTTATGTAGTGAGATAATCCTCGTTTAGGAAGAAAACAGCTATCCTGTGGACATAAAATGGGTAAAAGGGTATTATGGCCGTAGACAAATAGAATGCCTTCGGTTTAAGGCTCTCCCAGtagtcccccccccccaaatgttCATTAGCTTCCAGGATACTAGGAAAGATCGTGGTCATGTTCAGAATTTATGGAGCTATATGCTGTACTGGATAATGGCAGTTTTATCTAGCATTTTCACTTTGATACCAACTTTTATCATATCATCTCCTTCACTTTCTTATGCATCTTAAGCTTTTCATCTGCTTATGGCACACACATGTCACCACTTTCATATTTATGAGTAGCTAGCAAAATTTTCAATGGACAGGTTATAGTTGAATACCAAGCTCTCTATTATCATTAGGAGTAGTTGAAGCTTAAGCTCCTGAACGTGAGTTCCAGGAACTTAAATATCATATGTCCCTAATGGTATAGCAATATGACCATGCATCTGAGAGATACAAATTGTAGCTGttgtatatatatagagagagatcaAGTGGTTTTAAAAGTTTCCACACATTTCATGTTTTAACTACAGCAGGTAACATTTCTTGTTAAGGTACTAACTATCTCAGATATTTGGAATATGTAAACATCAATATCAGTAAGGACCAGCTTTTTTTGCCTAATGCACTCTATTTTATCGCGCATAGAGAGCTACTTTAGGATGTCTTCAAGTATTAGCGAGAATGTTAGAATGTTTGCAGTGGGCGCACTTGCATGTGCAAACACCCCCAGACATATTTAGGATAAGTTGTAATTGGTATATTAGGGAGATGTTTTATATCATCTAATGATGTTTTATATCATTTTCAAAGAAATATAGGAAACTGAGGTATTTTTCTAATCTAATTGTGATTTCTACAGAGAAAAACTGGCATTTGACTATTCCAGGCTTTTCAAGTGAGGAGAGGAAACACTATCCAGAACATGTATGTATCTCTGCCTCTCTTTCTTAGTTTTTACGTGGTGGTATAGTCCCTTTTTCTATCTGCACTAATGTAGAATAATGAGATAACATGAATTATGACTACTAGATGTACTCTGACAAAATATCTTTACCTCATCCTTGTTCATTGGTTTGGTTTCTGGTTGTAGTCCACCAGTTGCTGGTAATCTACTTATTTGTCATTGGTTGGAGTTATTAAAGCTGGGTGAAAATTAATGTTTTCTTTGACAATGTGTTTCTAACTCTGTGCAGTCACCAAGTGATCTCCACAAAAAGCGTTTGGATGTGGTGAGTGCAATTCTATATGATAATACAACCTGCCTCAATCTTGGTGGATAACTTTTAGAATCGTTGTTAATTTGACTTAGATACGTACGTTGATGGAGGCCTCACAAGCAGAAACAAGTACACATACTAGTGCTAAGGAGACCGTGAGACCAGGGGTGGGTGACTCAAATCACATGATCAGACCTCCAAGTTCAGAGAAATTGGTCTCACAGTCTAATGCTTCACAAATGCTGCATGAGATGACAAAGTTTTGATGTCCCAGGAGTTCTTGGTTATCTCCCGTGTTAACTGTACAGACCTGAATGGTAA
Encoded proteins:
- the LOC104086143 gene encoding transcription initiation factor TFIID subunit 12b, with translation MAEIPSSSPKTIELPMNRIINPANLVAAAASSTASSDPGITMTSPSNNNNSISQSPSIEMQSQQMQQQQIQMQPQQMQQQQLTQSQQQQQQQQQQQQMQLQQQNNNNSTSLNGSNNNNLMAAASNFQMQRSPSMSRLSQFQMQQQQQQYGLMRQQSGGGGLYGQMNFGSGGTALQQQQLQQQQLQQQQQQQQQQQQNQQQQQQIGGQMGSGNLTRAALMGQTGHLPMLPGQAAAAAAVAQFNLQSQFLNPPRQKAGLMQGNQFHTGNSHGQSLQGIQAMGMMGSLNMSSQLRANGALAYAHQRVNQNQLRQQLSQQNPLTTTQKISVQNLPRTSFINPQLPGLTQNGQSTIMQNNSSQQQWLKQMPAISSPNSPSYRLQSQRQQQPMLMQQQLTSSQQLHQNLIGLNPQQLSQIVQQQQQIGHPQMHQQQQQQQQQQQQPQQLLHQQQSSPRVAAPAGQKSLSFTGSQPDATGSGTTTPGGSSSQGTEASNQLLGKRKIQDLVSQVDSHGKLDPEVEDLLLEIADDFIDSVTTFACNLAKHRKSSTLESKDVLLHLEKNWHLTIPGFSSEERKHYPEHSPSDLHKKRLDVIRTLMEASQAETSTHTSAKETVRPGVGDSNHMIRPPSSEKLVSQSNASQMLHEMTKF